A window of the Parabacteroides merdae ATCC 43184 genome harbors these coding sequences:
- a CDS encoding MFS transporter has protein sequence MNTLTTKQGIGTKVQLCTMMFMQYMLSAVWWVPLAAYLSHTLKLEVYQVSLVLSAMAIGAMASSFIGAIADRYFAAEKILAVLNILTGAFLLLAAQQTSFVPLMACVVLAMLCHMPTQSLTSTIAMSHTPSEQFPRIRMFGSVGWVASGIFSVIALHVMHLSAFDDTNLPMYCGAAVCFVAALLNLRLPHTPPSVDKSAGISVMDITGFSAFSLMKDKNYRVFMILTFLAIIPFNLYHVYGSMILADEHVQNITVTLNLGQLAEMFFLVITTSILIKSGIKNTLIFGMIALVVRYASFYIGAETGLQWFYYIGIIVHGLIFGLFFVGGQVYTDNVAPKEMKAQAQGLLFFLVWGIGFLIGTLWNGWLIGLFRDGDKCDWPVVFAISTLFSFVLLILFVFLFKPVALKTNK, from the coding sequence ATGAATACTCTTACTACAAAACAAGGAATCGGAACGAAGGTTCAACTCTGCACAATGATGTTTATGCAGTATATGCTGAGTGCAGTCTGGTGGGTTCCTTTAGCCGCTTATCTTTCCCATACGCTTAAATTGGAAGTGTATCAAGTCTCGTTGGTATTAAGTGCGATGGCTATCGGTGCGATGGCATCCTCTTTTATCGGCGCGATAGCCGACCGTTATTTTGCCGCAGAGAAGATCTTGGCTGTATTGAATATACTGACAGGTGCCTTTTTGCTTCTGGCTGCCCAGCAGACATCATTTGTTCCTCTTATGGCATGTGTCGTGCTGGCCATGCTTTGCCATATGCCGACACAGAGCCTGACCAGTACGATCGCCATGAGCCATACGCCTTCGGAACAGTTTCCGCGTATCCGTATGTTCGGTTCGGTAGGATGGGTAGCTTCCGGTATCTTCAGCGTGATCGCCCTTCATGTGATGCATTTATCCGCTTTCGATGATACGAACCTGCCGATGTATTGTGGCGCCGCTGTCTGTTTCGTGGCTGCGCTTCTGAACTTGCGACTGCCGCACACCCCGCCTTCGGTCGATAAGAGTGCCGGTATCTCGGTGATGGATATAACCGGCTTCAGCGCTTTCTCCCTGATGAAGGATAAGAATTACCGGGTTTTTATGATTCTGACGTTCTTGGCTATCATCCCGTTCAACTTGTACCATGTATATGGTTCGATGATTCTCGCCGACGAGCATGTGCAGAATATAACGGTGACGCTGAACCTCGGGCAGTTGGCCGAAATGTTTTTCCTGGTCATCACCACTTCTATACTGATAAAGTCGGGGATTAAGAATACCTTGATCTTCGGTATGATCGCTCTCGTGGTCCGGTATGCTTCGTTCTATATCGGTGCGGAGACCGGTCTGCAATGGTTCTATTATATCGGGATTATCGTACACGGGTTGATCTTCGGCCTCTTCTTTGTCGGTGGCCAGGTCTATACGGACAATGTGGCTCCAAAAGAAATGAAAGCACAGGCACAGGGTTTGCTCTTCTTCCTGGTGTGGGGCATCGGCTTCCTGATCGGGACGCTTTGGAATGGCTGGCTGATCGGCCTTTTCCGTGACGGGGATAAATGTGATTGGCCTGTCGTCTTTGCCATCTCGACCCTGTTCTCGTTCGTCTTGTTGATCCTTTTTGTCTTTTTATTTAAACCGGTAGCATTAAAGACTAATAAATAG
- the rocD gene encoding ornithine--oxo-acid transaminase, whose product MRPEDYITREGKFGAHNYHPLPVVLQKGEGVYVWDVEGKRYFDFLSGYSALSQGHCHPKIIKALTDQAQQLTLVSRAFHADILGEYMEFACKFFGYDKLLPMNTGAEAVETALKLARRWGYRVKGITPEHAKVVVCSENFHGRTITIISMSTDPSSYADFGPYTPGFIKVQYNNVAELEEALNDPDVVGFLLEPIQGEAGVVVPDEGYLRKCYDLCRQHNVLFIADEIQTGIGRTGKLLACDYENVHPDILILGKALSGGVTPVSAVFADDEIMLTIAPGEHGSTYGGNPLAARVAIAALEVVRDEHLSENAFEMGILFRSEMEKIDNPMIRQVRGKGLLNAVVTEPRGGKAAWDICLALKEKGLIAKPTHDHIIRFTPPLVIDRDQMMEAIGIIKDTFAQF is encoded by the coding sequence ATGAGACCGGAAGATTACATCACCCGTGAGGGGAAGTTTGGTGCGCACAACTATCATCCCCTGCCTGTCGTTCTCCAGAAGGGAGAAGGTGTTTATGTTTGGGACGTGGAAGGAAAACGATATTTTGATTTCCTGTCCGGCTATTCCGCCCTGAGCCAAGGGCATTGTCATCCGAAGATCATTAAGGCACTTACCGACCAGGCACAGCAGTTGACACTAGTGTCGCGTGCTTTCCATGCCGATATTTTAGGAGAGTACATGGAGTTTGCCTGCAAGTTCTTCGGGTATGACAAACTGTTGCCGATGAACACCGGAGCCGAGGCGGTCGAAACGGCTCTGAAGCTGGCGCGGCGCTGGGGATACCGGGTGAAGGGGATAACCCCTGAACATGCGAAGGTCGTCGTCTGCAGCGAGAACTTTCACGGACGGACGATCACGATCATTTCTATGAGTACCGATCCCAGTTCGTATGCGGACTTCGGGCCTTATACGCCTGGTTTTATCAAAGTGCAATATAATAATGTGGCCGAATTGGAAGAGGCATTGAACGATCCGGACGTAGTCGGTTTCTTGCTGGAACCTATACAAGGGGAGGCTGGCGTGGTCGTCCCCGACGAGGGGTATTTGCGTAAGTGTTATGACCTCTGCCGGCAACATAACGTCCTCTTTATCGCCGATGAGATCCAGACGGGTATCGGACGCACCGGTAAACTGCTTGCCTGTGATTATGAGAATGTCCATCCTGACATACTGATTTTAGGTAAGGCTTTATCCGGAGGTGTCACTCCTGTCTCGGCGGTCTTTGCCGACGATGAGATCATGTTGACGATCGCTCCGGGTGAACATGGTTCCACCTATGGCGGTAACCCGTTGGCTGCCCGTGTAGCGATAGCTGCCCTTGAGGTGGTGCGTGACGAGCATCTTTCGGAGAATGCTTTCGAAATGGGTATCCTTTTCCGCAGTGAAATGGAGAAGATCGACAATCCGATGATCCGCCAGGTGCGTGGAAAAGGACTTTTGAATGCTGTTGTCACTGAGCCGCGAGGTGGAAAAGCGGCCTGGGATATCTGTTTGGCACTGAAAGAAAAAGGATTGATAGCCAAGCCAACGCACGACCATATCATCCGTTTCACTCCCCCGTTGGTTATTGACCGGGATCAGATGATGGAGGCTATTGGCATTATTAAAGATACGTTCGCTCAATTTTGA